One genomic window of Flavobacteriales bacterium includes the following:
- a CDS encoding ABC transporter ATP-binding protein, whose translation MIELSGIRKSYQMGSNRLEVLKGIDLSISEGELVSIMGSSGTGKSTLLNILGILDNYDSGSYYLDGTLIKDLSETKAAQYRNKLLGFVFQSFNLVNFKNAMENVALPLYYQGVGRRKRNKIALEYLEQVGLLDWAEHLPSEMSGGQKQRVAIARALVTKPRLILADEPTGALDSTTSSEVMQMLKDVNAAGMTVVIVTHEHDIAAQTDRVILMKDGLIDSEELRIRN comes from the coding sequence ATGATAGAACTATCCGGAATCAGGAAATCATACCAAATGGGCAGCAACCGTTTGGAAGTACTCAAAGGAATTGACCTGAGCATTTCAGAAGGCGAACTGGTTTCCATCATGGGTTCTTCCGGAACAGGTAAATCCACCTTGCTCAATATCCTCGGAATTCTAGATAATTACGATTCCGGCTCCTATTACTTAGATGGTACGCTTATCAAAGATCTGAGCGAGACGAAAGCAGCCCAATATCGAAACAAGCTGCTGGGCTTCGTTTTTCAGAGTTTCAACTTGGTCAACTTCAAGAATGCGATGGAAAACGTGGCACTTCCGCTCTACTACCAAGGAGTTGGAAGACGCAAACGGAATAAGATCGCATTGGAATACTTGGAACAGGTTGGTCTTTTGGATTGGGCTGAACATCTGCCAAGCGAAATGAGCGGTGGGCAGAAACAGCGTGTGGCCATTGCCCGTGCATTGGTTACCAAGCCAAGGCTCATTTTGGCAGATGAACCGACAGGTGCACTTGATAGCACCACTTCATCCGAAGTAATGCAAATGCTGAAGGATGTGAATGCTGCGGGAATGACCGTGGTCATCGTAACACACGAACACGACATTGCAGCACAGACAGACCGTGTCATCCTCATGAAGGATGGA